The Cellulomonas sp. P24 genome contains a region encoding:
- a CDS encoding fumarylacetoacetate hydrolase family protein, whose protein sequence is MRIARFTTGGDPRYAVVEGEAGAEVLHVLTGDPIYTPVQKTGEQVPLSDDGMRLLAPVIPRSKIVGVGRNYVAHAREHGNEVPTAPLLFLKPNTAVIGPDDPIVLPEYSQQVEHEAELAVVIGRITKNVSPEQALHHVLGYTAANDVTARDIQRTDGQWTRAKGFDTSCPLGPWLVMGLDPDDLAVSARVNGETRQHARTSDMVFDVPFLVSYISEVFTLLPGDVILTGTPAGVGRLEHADRVEVEVEGIGVLMNPVVRRS, encoded by the coding sequence GTGCGCATCGCCAGGTTCACCACCGGAGGAGACCCCCGCTACGCCGTCGTCGAGGGGGAGGCGGGCGCCGAGGTGCTCCACGTCCTCACCGGCGACCCGATCTACACCCCGGTGCAGAAGACAGGCGAGCAGGTCCCGCTCAGCGACGACGGCATGAGGCTGCTCGCCCCCGTCATCCCGCGCTCGAAGATCGTCGGCGTCGGACGCAACTACGTGGCCCACGCGCGCGAGCACGGGAACGAGGTCCCGACCGCGCCGCTGCTGTTCCTCAAGCCCAACACCGCCGTGATCGGCCCGGACGACCCCATCGTGCTGCCGGAGTACTCGCAGCAGGTGGAGCACGAGGCCGAGCTCGCGGTCGTCATCGGACGCATCACGAAGAACGTCTCCCCGGAGCAGGCGCTTCACCACGTGCTCGGCTACACCGCCGCGAACGACGTCACCGCACGGGACATCCAGCGCACCGACGGTCAGTGGACCCGCGCCAAGGGGTTCGACACGTCGTGCCCGCTCGGCCCGTGGCTCGTCATGGGGCTCGACCCGGACGACCTCGCCGTGAGTGCGCGCGTGAACGGCGAGACCCGTCAGCACGCCCGCACGTCCGACATGGTGTTCGACGTCCCGTTCCTCGTCTCCTACATCTCCGAGGTGTTCACGTTGCTGCCCGGCGACGTGATCCTCACCGGCACGCCGGCGGGCGTCGGTCGGCTCGAGCACGCCGACCGGGTGGAGGTCGAGGTCGAGGGGATCGGGGTCCTCATGAACCCGGTGGTCCGCCGGTCCTGA
- the gltX gene encoding glutamate--tRNA ligase: MSSPVAGSDVRVRFCPSPTGTPHVGLIRTALFNWAYARHTGGTFVFRIEDTDAARDSEESFQQLLEALRWLGLDWDEGVEVGGPHAPYRQSQRMDLYADVTRRLVEGGFAYESFSTPEEIEARHRAAGRDPKLGYDGFDRTLTDEQKARYRADGREPVLRMRMPDEDVVFTDLIRGDITFRAGSVPDYVIVRANGQPLYTLVNPVDDALMGITHVLRGEDLLSSTPRQVVLYRALLELGVATVMPLFGHLPYVMGEGNKKLSKRDPESNLFLHRERGFTPEGLLNYLALLGWGIGADRDIFSVDELVAAFDIADVNPNPARFDLKKAEAINAAHLRLLSPEVFRERLVPYLHAAGLVPASSYADLSAEHRALLDAGAPLAQERMTLLGEAPGMLGFFFVADDAVEVEDAARGALREDAAVVLDTALATLETVPAAQFTTVATQEALQAAIVDGLGIKPRFAYTPLRTALSGRRVSPPLFESMEILGKESTLTRLRVLRASL, encoded by the coding sequence GTGAGCTCTCCCGTTGCTGGTTCCGACGTCCGCGTCCGTTTCTGCCCCTCCCCGACCGGGACCCCGCACGTGGGGTTGATCCGGACGGCCCTCTTCAACTGGGCCTACGCCCGCCACACCGGCGGCACGTTCGTGTTCCGGATCGAGGACACCGATGCCGCCCGGGACAGCGAGGAGAGCTTCCAGCAGCTGCTCGAGGCCCTGCGGTGGCTCGGCCTCGACTGGGACGAGGGCGTCGAGGTGGGCGGCCCGCACGCGCCGTACCGGCAGTCGCAGCGGATGGACCTCTACGCCGACGTCACCCGCCGGCTCGTCGAGGGTGGTTTCGCGTACGAGTCGTTCTCGACCCCCGAGGAGATCGAGGCACGCCATCGGGCCGCCGGGCGTGACCCGAAGCTCGGCTACGACGGCTTCGACCGGACGCTGACCGACGAGCAGAAGGCCCGCTACCGGGCCGACGGGCGCGAGCCGGTGCTGCGGATGCGGATGCCCGACGAGGACGTCGTCTTCACCGACCTGATCCGTGGGGACATCACGTTCCGCGCGGGCTCGGTTCCCGACTACGTGATCGTGCGCGCCAACGGGCAGCCGCTCTACACCCTCGTCAACCCGGTCGACGACGCCCTGATGGGGATCACCCACGTGCTCCGCGGCGAGGACCTGCTCTCGTCGACGCCACGCCAGGTCGTGCTCTACCGGGCGCTGCTCGAGCTCGGGGTCGCGACGGTCATGCCGCTGTTCGGCCATCTGCCGTACGTGATGGGCGAGGGCAACAAGAAGCTCTCGAAGCGTGACCCCGAGTCGAACCTGTTCCTGCACCGGGAGCGCGGCTTCACCCCGGAGGGGCTGCTGAACTACCTCGCGCTCCTCGGCTGGGGGATCGGTGCGGACCGGGACATCTTCTCGGTCGACGAGCTCGTCGCGGCGTTCGACATCGCCGACGTGAACCCGAACCCGGCACGGTTCGACCTCAAGAAGGCCGAGGCGATCAACGCGGCACACCTGCGGCTCCTGAGCCCGGAGGTCTTCCGCGAGCGACTGGTCCCGTACCTGCACGCGGCGGGGCTGGTCCCGGCCTCCTCGTACGCGGACCTCTCGGCGGAGCACCGCGCCCTCCTCGACGCGGGCGCGCCGCTCGCGCAGGAGCGCATGACGCTGCTCGGCGAGGCGCCCGGGATGCTCGGGTTCTTCTTCGTCGCCGACGACGCCGTCGAGGTCGAGGACGCGGCCCGGGGCGCGCTCCGGGAGGACGCCGCCGTGGTGCTCGACACCGCTCTGGCGACGCTCGAGACCGTCCCCGCGGCGCAGTTCACGACGGTCGCCACGCAGGAGGCGCTGCAGGCCGCGATCGTGGACGGGCTCGGGATCAAGCCCCGGTTCGCCTACACGCCGCTGCGGACCGCGCTGTCGGGTCGGCGGGTGTCGCCGCCGCTGTTCGAGTCCATGGAGATCCTCGGCAAGGAGTCGACGCTGACGCGGTTGCGGGTGCTCCGCGCGAGCCTGTGA
- a CDS encoding HAD family hydrolase, protein MPPDLRQPAPVDGVLFDIDDTLVDTRSAFRGALAAVAEVYLPDLPESGADRLLTVWRADVNGHYRAYTRGDLGYQEQRQARANELHREFGGPVLDDAAYAGWSVVFERGFEDAWAAHEDALAAVMALLAAGLRVGALSNASVAYQRLKLERVGLHDHVPMLVGVDTLGFGKPDERVFLEACRRLGTDPGRTAYVGDELDIDARAALAAGLRGDLARPAGLSSWRAARGGRRGRACGGGAGDRLARRAAGAPGALGPAR, encoded by the coding sequence GTGCCACCCGACCTGCGCCAGCCCGCGCCGGTCGACGGTGTGCTGTTCGACATCGACGACACGCTGGTCGACACGCGGTCGGCGTTCCGCGGTGCGCTCGCCGCCGTGGCAGAGGTCTACCTGCCGGATCTCCCGGAGTCCGGGGCCGACCGGCTGCTCACGGTCTGGCGCGCCGACGTCAACGGCCACTACCGCGCCTACACGCGCGGTGACCTCGGGTACCAGGAGCAGCGTCAGGCGCGCGCGAACGAGCTCCACCGGGAGTTCGGCGGGCCGGTGCTCGACGACGCCGCGTACGCGGGGTGGTCGGTGGTGTTCGAGCGCGGCTTCGAGGACGCGTGGGCGGCCCACGAGGACGCCCTGGCGGCCGTCATGGCGCTGCTGGCGGCTGGTCTGCGGGTCGGCGCGCTGTCGAACGCGTCGGTGGCCTACCAGCGGCTCAAGCTGGAGCGGGTGGGCCTGCACGACCACGTGCCGATGCTCGTAGGCGTGGACACGCTGGGGTTCGGCAAGCCCGACGAACGGGTCTTCCTCGAGGCGTGCCGCCGGCTCGGCACCGATCCGGGTCGGACGGCGTACGTCGGTGACGAGCTCGACATCGACGCGCGTGCGGCACTGGCGGCCGGGCTGAGGGGGGATCTGGCTCGACCGGCCGGGCTCTCGTCGTGGCGGGCCGCTCGTGGAGGACGTCGAGGTCGCGCGTGCGGCGGGGGTGCCGGTGATCGGCTCGCTCGTCGAGCTGCCGGGGCTCCTGGGGCTCTCGGGCCCGCGCGGTGA